The Flavobacterium sp. 140616W15 sequence TGATTTTTTATAATTTTCTACAGCTTTTATTGTATCGTTTATAGCCAGGTAAACTTCACCTAAACTATCGTACGTATTTGAAGATTTTGGATTTAATTCGAGATTAAATTTAAAAAGAGATAATGCATCGTTTGTTTTCTTCTCCCTTAAATATTTATATCCTAATTCATTAATACCATCACCGTTAAGAGCAAATTCATTTGGTTTTTCTTTTATAGCTTTTCTTGTGATTTCTATAGCTGTTTCGACAGAATTATTATCTATGGCTTCTTTAAGTTTAGAAAAAACTGGAATTTTTGGAAGCATATAGGGACTTGAAGATAGGATGTTATCGATAGCAAGATTTATTTCATTAAATGCAATCGCATCACCATAATTAGTTAGTAAAATATAAGAATTATTTTTAGTTAAATCTCTCTTTATAAAAGTGCGGTATCCAAACTGCCTTCCTGAATGTTCTACTGATTTTTGTTGTTTGTCTTTGCTTATTCGCCATCCAAACCCATAATTTGATACAGAACCATTCTTTAAAGTTGCTGGGGTAAAAGCCTCGTCTATTGTTTTCTTTGATACAAGCTTTTCAGTATACAGTGATTGTTCCCACAAAAATAAATCATCTACATTTGAAAATATACTAGTAGAACCTGTGTGCGAAATTTTATAATCATCTATTTCTCCAATCCTGTTATAACCAATGGCTCTATTTTTTATTTTAAATCCTGGATCATTACAGACAGATGTATTTTTCATCTTCAACGGATCAAAGATGTTTTTTTTCATAAATGTAGTTAATGATACACCTGAAACTTTTTCTATAATTAATGCCAATATTACATAACCTCCGTTATTGTAAGCATATTTTTCGCCTGGCTTAAAACTTAATTGATTTCTATTTATTAATATTTTAAATATTTCAAAATTTGTCAAATTGTCTTTGTCAGAGAACTCATAATAGTTTAGTAAACCCGATGTGTGATTTAATAAATTTCGTATAGTAATATCATTTGCATAAGCAGGAAATTCTGGAAAATACTTTATGAGTTTATCATCATAAGAAAGTTTGTTCTTCTCTTTTAAAATCATAATTCCCATTGCAGTAAATTGCTTAGAAACCGAAGCAAGATCAAAACATGACTCGGGTGTTAATAGCTGTTTGGTTTCATTATTTGCGTAACCAAAAGCGTTGCGATAAATTACTTTTCCGTTTTCAGAAACTAGAATAGTTCCGTTAAAAATACCATTTGCATGGTAATGTTTCATTAACTTGTCTAGTGCGTCCGATTTAGTTTGTGCACTACCATAGAAAGGGAGCACTTGTATAATAAAACTTAAAATGATTACTTTTAATAAAGAATGATTTGATTTTTTTTTCATGTTATTCTAATGTTGATTTTTTTAAGTAATCTAGTCTATTTCTTTTGCTAAACGTTCTAAAACTTCTTTTCCGTTTTTATTCTCAGGATTGAGAGCAATAGATTTTTTATACATTGCAATAGCTTCTTCTTTTTTGTTCATTTTCAACAAAGCTTCACCATAGCTATCATAAGCGTTTGAGCTTGTAGGATTCAATAATACATTAAGTTTAAATACTTCGGATGCTTTTTCATTTTCATTTTTGTGTAATAATTCATATCCCCAATTATTTAAATCATCTTCTGAATTATTGTATGCTAATTGCTCTTTCTTCCCTTCGTTAAAAGATTGAATTGCGTATTGTAAAGTGCGCTCTTGAATTTCAGTTTTTTGTTTAGAACCATTGGCATACATTTTAGCAATTGTAGTTATTACTAATTGAGGATTGTCTATCCAGATCGCGTGGCCACAACCATAAGCAGTTATACTGGTAACATTAGAATTCTTTGTTGCATATTTTTTATGACACTCTTTCCAACGTTCAATTTCTTCAGGTATCTTTAAGAAAGGAATTTCGTTGACAAAATCAATAACAGGGATGTTTTTAGGAATAGAGAACTTACTCATTGTCTTTACAGTTTCTACGATAGTTGCTGACATATAATAAATCCCTTTGTTGTTTTTTTTCCATTGAGGTATAAGCTTGTCTTGAGTAGCAAGTACTTTTTGAATGTAGCCATCTTCATAATAGTTGTGATTAACGTCAATTAAAACAACCCCTTTAACTAGTTTAGGATGTCTTGCTGCATAAAGAGTAGAGAGATAACCACCATAAGAATGCGAGACCAACATGATTTCTTTGTCATAGCCAAGTTTTTTTAAGCCAATTTCTAAGTCTTCTACACTGCTTATAATTCCGTGTTTCAAATCATCGGTTTGTAGAGTATCAATAGTACTTGTACCAAAACCAGCTCTGTCATATGTTATTAAAGTTGCATCTGTTAATTCGGAAATAGGTTTTAGAATCGAATTCCAAACAGAACCATCGTTCCCGCCACCTGCATCAAAAAGAATAGGTGTACCTTTTCCTTTCACTATTTTAAAATGAATACGGTGCTTACCGACATCAACCAAAGTATCAATTGTTTTAGATTGACTATTTGCAGTAATAAAATAGAGAATAAAAAAAAGACTAACAATGAAGGACTGTTTTTTCATAAAATTTGTAATGATTAGTTTTTGGTGATAAGTTGATTCAAGAATGTTAAAGAGTAAGAAAAAGTTTAACGGTATATATGTTTTGTGTTTCTTCTATTTCTAATTGATGTTTTTTTGGATACAATAAATCCAATTGTTTTCGAACGTTTTTTAATCCAATTTTTGATTTGTCTGAAATTACTGCAGTATCATTTTGAGGTTTTGTGTTCTCAATACTAAAAATTATTTGTCCTTTTTTACTCTCTAAATTCAGTTTAATATTAGCTTTTTCAGTCTCATTAATAACACCATGTTTAAATGCATTTTCTATAAATGTCAATATAATAAGTGGTGAAATTTTATTGCTTTCCTGGATGTCTTTGGTAAACGAAATATTTAATCTGTTTTCGTTATAACGTAGTTTTTCTAAGGCAATATAGTTATCGATTAAAGCAATTTCTTTTTCAATAGAAACATAATCTTCGTTGCATCGATACAATACAAAGTCTAAAATTTCAGATAATTTAGCAATTACTTCGGGTGCTTTGTCATCTTTTTTCAGCGTTAGTGTATATAAATTATTTAGGGTATTGAAAAGGAAATGAGGATTCAGTTGATTCTTCAATACTTTTAATTCCATTGATTTTTTTTCTTCCTCCAACTTTAAAAGGCGTTGCTGCTTGCGATTAAAACTTATAAAACCCAAAATAATAATAGGATAAGTGATGAAAGAAAATTCTCTAAAGATTAATTTAAAAGAAGTTAATCTTTCGGGAACCGACATTTTATGCCCAAGCCAATCATCAAAGAATCCAGGGAATTTAGGTTCTAAATAATAGTATTTAAAGATCATTAAAAGAGCAAAAACAAAATAGAGCCAACTTGTAGCAAAAAGTATAAAAAGTAAATATTTTTTTTTGTTAAGGGTTTGAGGGATAATCCAATAAATTAATCCGTAAGCGGCAGTTGCTTGCGCTAAAATTTTCCACGCATAAACAAACGTAAAGTCATAATAAGAATCATTATCAGACTTTCCGTTGACGTATAGTAGCAAAAATGAAATCCAATAGATACAATGGAAGAGGATTCTTTTTAGGTCGATATTTTTTAAAAAATGCATTATAATGTTTTAAGAGGGAACAAGATAATAAAATATAGAAGTCTGCTTTGTTCTTAGCTTTAAATAAAGCATTATCACTCCTAAAAACAGTGTTTGAGCATACGAATGAGATATTTTTTCAGTATCGATTATTTGAATGCTAAAACTGGGTTTTCAATTGCGCACTAAATAACAAATTGGCGCTGTAATTATATTCGCTTTAAATATATAAATCATGATAAAACTGATTCTTTTATTCGCATTATTTTTAGTAAATGAGCTAAAAAGTATACTTT is a genomic window containing:
- a CDS encoding serine hydrolase, which translates into the protein MKKKSNHSLLKVIILSFIIQVLPFYGSAQTKSDALDKLMKHYHANGIFNGTILVSENGKVIYRNAFGYANNETKQLLTPESCFDLASVSKQFTAMGIMILKEKNKLSYDDKLIKYFPEFPAYANDITIRNLLNHTSGLLNYYEFSDKDNLTNFEIFKILINRNQLSFKPGEKYAYNNGGYVILALIIEKVSGVSLTTFMKKNIFDPLKMKNTSVCNDPGFKIKNRAIGYNRIGEIDDYKISHTGSTSIFSNVDDLFLWEQSLYTEKLVSKKTIDEAFTPATLKNGSVSNYGFGWRISKDKQQKSVEHSGRQFGYRTFIKRDLTKNNSYILLTNYGDAIAFNEINLAIDNILSSSPYMLPKIPVFSKLKEAIDNNSVETAIEITRKAIKEKPNEFALNGDGINELGYKYLREKKTNDALSLFKFNLELNPKSSNTYDSLGEVYLAINDTIKAVENYKKSAELDPNNSNAIKVLTKLGIATDKLTREITVPSGILKTYEGKYQLNKNYFFTVTSKEEQLFIQGTGEAITTVFPISENRFYSKIITAQFTFNKNANGEIDSLTLNMGSEVVAQKVN
- a CDS encoding alpha/beta fold hydrolase, giving the protein MKKQSFIVSLFFILYFITANSQSKTIDTLVDVGKHRIHFKIVKGKGTPILFDAGGGNDGSVWNSILKPISELTDATLITYDRAGFGTSTIDTLQTDDLKHGIISSVEDLEIGLKKLGYDKEIMLVSHSYGGYLSTLYAARHPKLVKGVVLIDVNHNYYEDGYIQKVLATQDKLIPQWKKNNKGIYYMSATIVETVKTMSKFSIPKNIPVIDFVNEIPFLKIPEEIERWKECHKKYATKNSNVTSITAYGCGHAIWIDNPQLVITTIAKMYANGSKQKTEIQERTLQYAIQSFNEGKKEQLAYNNSEDDLNNWGYELLHKNENEKASEVFKLNVLLNPTSSNAYDSYGEALLKMNKKEEAIAMYKKSIALNPENKNGKEVLERLAKEID
- a CDS encoding sensor histidine kinase, yielding MHFLKNIDLKRILFHCIYWISFLLLYVNGKSDNDSYYDFTFVYAWKILAQATAAYGLIYWIIPQTLNKKKYLLFILFATSWLYFVFALLMIFKYYYLEPKFPGFFDDWLGHKMSVPERLTSFKLIFREFSFITYPIIILGFISFNRKQQRLLKLEEEKKSMELKVLKNQLNPHFLFNTLNNLYTLTLKKDDKAPEVIAKLSEILDFVLYRCNEDYVSIEKEIALIDNYIALEKLRYNENRLNISFTKDIQESNKISPLIILTFIENAFKHGVINETEKANIKLNLESKKGQIIFSIENTKPQNDTAVISDKSKIGLKNVRKQLDLLYPKKHQLEIEETQNIYTVKLFLTL